The nucleotide window TCATGAATATTGTTTTTTGCAAAATTTTCTTTTACAACTTCTTCTACTTTTTCATCAATATCTATTCCGGTAACTTTATTTATCTCGAGTTTTTTTCCTATGAGCATTAAAATTCCGGAACCGCATCCTATGTCCAGAAGTTTATCTTTATTTTCCGAATATTTTTCCAGAAATTCTACACATAAACTTGTCGTCTCGTGAGTTCCTGTACCGAAAGCCATTCCGGGATCTATTTCTATTACTTTTTCATTCCCTGCAGGCTCATACTCATCCCAACTCGGTTTTATGACTATATTTTCTGTTATTTTTGCAGTATGAAAATATTTTTTCCATTCATCTTTCCAGTCATCGTCAGAACATTCCGAAGTATAAATTTCATATCCGAAGTCCTCGTTTTCTTCCGAATATTCTTCAAGAGCATGTTTTATTATTTTCAGCTTTGATTTTGCAAATCTGTTATTTATAACGTAACCGATAATGCTCCATATATCATTTTTACTTTTAAAGTTTTCGTTATAATCTAAAGAATTATCGGAAAAATAGTCGACAGCTTCTATCTGTTTTATTCCGATTTCTTCAAAAATATTTATTATTTTTGCTTTTGATATTTCCGAATTATCGGAAAAATACTCCACTTTAACTTTTATCCATTCCATTTTAAACCTCGTCATAGTGCATATTAATTCTTCTTATAGATAGGGCTTTCCCGTTATTCTCATTAATATCCACTTCAATTCCGTTTATTTTTATATTATCTTCGCAAACAGAATATTTTGAAGGCATTCCGTCCTTAAATTTTTGCAGGCTTTCTCTTTTATTCATTCCCAGTACACCGTCATGTCCTCCTGTCATTCCTACATCAGTTATATAGGCAGTTCCTCCCGGTAAAACTCTTTCATCAGCTGTCTGAACATGAGTGTGTGTTCCGTAAACCAGAGATGCTTTCCCATTTAAGTTCCATCCCATTGCCAACTTCTCCGATGTAGCTTCTCCGTGAAAATCCAAAATAATAATATCTGCTGTTTTGGAAATTTCAGGTATTATTTCGTCTATTGCCAAAAAAGGACAGGCAATAGGCGGCATAAATACTTTTGCCTGTGCGTTAATAACTGCGACTTTTTTCCCTTTTTTTTCTATTATTGTGTATCCTCTTCCCGGTGCTTCTTTTACAAAGTTTATAGGTCTTATCATTCTTTTTTCTTCATTTATGTAACTGTAAATCTCTTTTCTGTCCCAACTATGATTTCCCAGTGTTATTACATCGGCTCCATGAGCAAAAATCTGATCGGCTATTTTTCCTGTTATTCCGAATCCTCCTGCAGAATTTTCTCCGTTTACTATTATAAAATCATAATTCTGCTTTCTTTTCTTTAAATATTTAAACAAAATATTTCTCCCCGGCTCGCCGACTATATCTCCTATTATTAAAAATTTCATTTTCTCCTCTTTCTTTCAACACTTTATGATATAAAGAAAAGTATCAAAAATAATATTTTAATACTATTCTTTGATACTTTTAAAATTTTATTTTGCATACTCTACAGCCCTTGTTTCTCTTATGACTGTTACTTTTATTTGTCCCGGATATTGCATTTTTTCCTCGATTTCTTTTGCTACTTCTCTTGATAAAATAACTGCTTTATCGTCATTTATTCTGTCAGGATGAACAATAAGTCTTAACTCTCTTCCTGCCTGAATTGCATAGGAACTTTCGATTCCTTCGTGACTGTTTGCAATTTCTTCGAGCTGTTCCAATCTTTTCAAATAATTGGATAAAGTTTCTCTTCTTGCTCCCGGTCTTGATGCCGATATGGAATCGGCTGCTTGAACAAGTACCGCTTCTATACTTAACTGTTCCACTTCATCATGGTGAGCTTCTACAGCATTTATAACTAATTCATTTTCTTTGGAGAATTTTCTTAAGAACTCTCCTCCGTTTATTGCATGCGAACCTTCCTGTTCATGGGAAAAAGCTTTCCCTATATCATGGAGTAATCCTGCTCTTTTGGCTATATCAACATTCGCTCCTATTTCCGCTGCCAATGCTGCTGCAATATGTGCCACTTCTATTGAGTGCTGCAATATATTCTGTCCGAAAGATGTTCTGAATTTAAGTCTTCCGAATACTCTTAAAACTTCTCTCGGAAGTGTCGGTATTCCTACTTCAAGTATCGCCTGTTCAGCCGCATCCAGTACACTTTCTTCGACTTCTTCCTGTGCTTTCTGAACTACTTCTTCTATTTTTGTAGGATGTATTCTTCCGTCGGATATTAATTTTTCAAGGGCAATTCTCGCTACTTCTCTTCTTACTCCGTCAAAAGATGAAAGAACTACTGCTTCAGGTGTATCGTCTATTATAAGATCCACTCCTGTTGCCGATTCTATTGCTCTTATATTTCTTCCTTCACGTCCGATTATTCTACCTTTCATTTCTTCACTCGGAAGCTGAATAACCGATATTGTCGAATCCACTACATAATCTGCAGATGCTTTTCCTATTGCAGTAGATATAATTCTTTTGGAAATCTTATCTTTTTCTCTATCAAGGTTATATTCAAAATCTCTTATCAAGACTGCTTTATCATGATCCAACTCATTTTCAAGCCTTGTAAGAATTATTTTAGAAGCATCCTCTCTTGTCAATTCGGAAATTCTTTCCAGTTCTTTTTCTTCTTTTTGAATTAATTCGTTTAATTCTATTTCTTTTCTTGAAATTTTTTCACGTTGTCTTTCAATTTTGCTTTCTCTCTCTTCAAGTCTTTCCATTTTAGTTTCAAGAGTTTCTTCTTTTTTTGCAAGTCTTTCTTCTTTGGAAACTATTTCAGACTTCATTTTTTTTATTTCTTCATCTGCTATCTTTTTCTCATTCAGCAGTGTTTCTTTTACTTTCAGTGTTTCTTCTTTTTTAAATGATTCTATTTCTCTTTCAACTTCTTTTTTAGATGATTCCAGTCTTCTTTTTGCATCAACTATTCTCAATTCCAATTCACTGAGTTCCCCGTATTTCTTTTTAAAAACGGAACTTCCAAAAAAATAGGCTATAAAAAAAGCTAAAAAAGAAAAAATAACAATCAATAATATAACTATTGATATATGCATATTTCTCCTTTCCTATTTTTTCTCCGCTACATCTGAAATTTTCCATTGTCCATTTTCATTTGTCATTTTCCAATTTACTATATAATAATTACTTTCCGACCCATAGTTTATTATCATCAAGCCGGATGCTTTATTTTTTGAAACAGCTTTTACCTCTGAAAATATAAATGTCAATTTCGAAAGATCGTACTTTTTAATATTATCTAAGATAATATTATTCTTAAATGTAGGTAAAAAAAATTCTTTTAATTTTTCGTATTTATTAAAATTTGCAGCTTCTTTTAATTCTACAATTGTATCTGTAACTTCTTTATTGACTTTATCAGACTCAACAAGAGTTAAATTAACAGTAGTGCAATTTATAAAAATCAACAAAATTGGCAGAAACAAATATTTTTTCATTTTCCCTCCAAAAATTTCGCTATTCTAATTTTACCATACTTTTTTTTCTTATTCAAGAGTATATAAAAATTAAATTATTCTTTTTTAAAAAATTTTATTTTCAACTTCTCCATCTCTTATGTTGCCACATATATTGCCCGGGATTTTCTTTTACTATCTCTTCAAATTTATAAAATATTTTTTGCATATTGAATTTTACTGTTTCTTTAAGATTCTCTTTCTTTTCAATTTCTATAATTTCTTTATTTATGATTTTGATTTTTCCGTTTTCAAAAACAGAATAAGCAAGTACTAAAGGTACTTTATATTTTAGTCCGAGTAAAACGGGACCCGATACAGCTGTTGTTTCTCTGCCGAAATATTTTACAGGTATATCTTCTGCATAATGATCCGATGCCAGAGCTATTATTGTTTTATTTCTGAGTGCGTCATTCAAAGTCTCCGAATCTCTCAAAGCTATCGAATGAAGTCCTCCTTCTTCCCGCCATTTAGCCATCAAATCATTCAGCTTTTTGTTTTTCTGCTTTCTGAATACAGCATAAAA belongs to Pseudoleptotrichia goodfellowii and includes:
- the prmA gene encoding 50S ribosomal protein L11 methyltransferase, with product MEWIKVKVEYFSDNSEISKAKIINIFEEIGIKQIEAVDYFSDNSLDYNENFKSKNDIWSIIGYVINNRFAKSKLKIIKHALEEYSEENEDFGYEIYTSECSDDDWKDEWKKYFHTAKITENIVIKPSWDEYEPAGNEKVIEIDPGMAFGTGTHETTSLCVEFLEKYSENKDKLLDIGCGSGILMLIGKKLEINKVTGIDIDEKVEEVVKENFAKNNIHENFEVIIGNLVNNINEKYDIVVSNILVDVLTELLEDIEKVLLKDSVIIFSGILKEKEEMFLEKTKLYKLEQIDRNEKNNWVSLVFRYKGELL
- a CDS encoding TIGR00282 family metallophosphoesterase; amino-acid sequence: MKFLIIGDIVGEPGRNILFKYLKKRKQNYDFIIVNGENSAGGFGITGKIADQIFAHGADVITLGNHSWDRKEIYSYINEEKRMIRPINFVKEAPGRGYTIIEKKGKKVAVINAQAKVFMPPIACPFLAIDEIIPEISKTADIIILDFHGEATSEKLAMGWNLNGKASLVYGTHTHVQTADERVLPGGTAYITDVGMTGGHDGVLGMNKRESLQKFKDGMPSKYSVCEDNIKINGIEVDINENNGKALSIRRINMHYDEV
- the rny gene encoding ribonuclease Y, encoding MHISIVILLIVIFSFLAFFIAYFFGSSVFKKKYGELSELELRIVDAKRRLESSKKEVEREIESFKKEETLKVKETLLNEKKIADEEIKKMKSEIVSKEERLAKKEETLETKMERLEERESKIERQREKISRKEIELNELIQKEEKELERISELTREDASKIILTRLENELDHDKAVLIRDFEYNLDREKDKISKRIISTAIGKASADYVVDSTISVIQLPSEEMKGRIIGREGRNIRAIESATGVDLIIDDTPEAVVLSSFDGVRREVARIALEKLISDGRIHPTKIEEVVQKAQEEVEESVLDAAEQAILEVGIPTLPREVLRVFGRLKFRTSFGQNILQHSIEVAHIAAALAAEIGANVDIAKRAGLLHDIGKAFSHEQEGSHAINGGEFLRKFSKENELVINAVEAHHDEVEQLSIEAVLVQAADSISASRPGARRETLSNYLKRLEQLEEIANSHEGIESSYAIQAGRELRLIVHPDRINDDKAVILSREVAKEIEEKMQYPGQIKVTVIRETRAVEYAK
- a CDS encoding lysophospholipid acyltransferase family protein, with the protein product MKYKPGEIVAGWNAIVFRKVLSVFPLKFRYKFFESVGMAAYYLIKKRRELTIDNIKHAFPEKSKEEIINIAKESYKTMGKMIMTSIYLKEVTSGGNTVLENEELMLKACENDKAVIIVSLHSGGFEAGSIMRNIRKFYAVFRKQKNKKLNDLMAKWREEGGLHSIALRDSETLNDALRNKTIIALASDHYAEDIPVKYFGRETTAVSGPVLLGLKYKVPLVLAYSVFENGKIKIINKEIIEIEKKENLKETVKFNMQKIFYKFEEIVKENPGQYMWQHKRWRS